Within the Medicago truncatula cultivar Jemalong A17 chromosome 4, MtrunA17r5.0-ANR, whole genome shotgun sequence genome, the region GTTTATAATCAAACTATTAGAACATTACATTttaagatatattatatatgtggTATTGGTTAGTAATCTCATCTAAATACGTGATTTTCACGTGTatcaaaattttctttcaagtttttattttctccgTGATTTTTTCGTTTAAGTGCGACGTTGTGTTATTTGTAGTCTTGTGCtacattatttaatttacatCTCATTGTGGTGTTCTTTTGGTACATATTGAAAAACCGGTTtcaatcaattacaaattcaatcaatgacttgGGAGACAATATTGCAGATCCAGAGTTTTAtgtgattattttgattttatttcatatttgtaTGCATGAGGAATGCTAGTAACACTCACTTTTCAACCATCTCTCTAGCACCCACTCTTTCAAAGTGTAGACCCACAATGATTTGAACGAATAAGAGAGTGAGTAATAGAAAAaagtgttcaaaagagagtgttgctagcattactTTTGTATCCATTTTACCGTTACATactattaacttggatgatgTTAGTTTGTTTATGGTTTACTCGATTCAGAACTATATCAAAATCTAGAATCAACCATAGGATTTAAAGAAATAACCAGTCATAATATTTGAACATACTTTATAGGGATGTAAAGGATTTAATCTAGGATTACCTTTGAAGATAGAAGAGATGCACTACAATCTTGAATTGGGAATTGCACACCGTGACAAATTATTCATTTATTCTCGCTAACCCATTGGCCAGTATGAACCACAAGAGTGGAAAagtaaatatgtattttttgttgatgacataatgatattttttgttgaggactagataacattttttttaccttgtttgattagaaaaaaaagagagtgttcaaaagagagcTAGATAGTTTTACTCTTTATGAGATTAGACAAAACATGTAGTATGAAACTaaacaaaaacatgaattttttttccggtcaaattaaataaacatgAACTTTTATCTCGCACTTAATCAtggattattataaaaatacaaaaaggcTCTCTATCTCTCTAGCACAATTATGTCTTCTGTACTCTTTCGCTATGCCAAGTACTGTTATATTCACAAGGTTACTGTTGTTTTGCGaataaaaaacactcataatatttctttttttggtaaaaaaaaaaaaaaaggcagagcccaagaaaaagaaaactaagcaAATAATCGAACATTTCGAGGCATACAAGCGCGATAAATGTCATCAAAAAGGAGACGTTGAAGCTCTCTAAGAGGAGTCTCAATCATGTGTAGATCAAAGGCGTCCAAAGATAGACTAAAATTAGCTAGCCAATCTGCTGATCTATTTCCTTCACGCCATGTATGGTTGATATGAACATGCCAACTCATGTTTTTTAGGTCACGAATGCGCTGAATTAAGGTAGGAACATTTTCGTTGATGTTACATTTTCCTGTTACCATGTCAACTAAAAGTGATGAGTCGCTTTCCACCTGTAAACACTCATAGTATTAATTCCGGTTGATGACGATTTGTTAATGTCAGCAAAACATTCATGTCCACGTCATTAATTTCATTATAGTTCACTATAAAAAAGGACTATGAAAGTCTTATATCTTCAtgatacaaaaataattaatataccTAGCTAAACCATGGCATCTATCTCACCTCTTTCCATTATATCCACAATCAAAATTTCCCATTCTTCTTCCATGTATCAATtttcacaaaaacaacaaaaatcttcTAAACATAGAAAATTACCAAGACGCCAAGTGATCACATTCAGTGGTAATATTAGTAACCAAAACAACCCTAAAGAAGAACAAGAACTACAAAACATTGTTGTAGGAAATAGGAGAAATGTTCTAATTGGCCTTGGAGGACTTTGTGGTACTTTCACCACTAACCCTTTTGCCCTAGCTTCTCCAATATCCCCACCTGACCTTTCTAAATGTAGGTCATCACATATATCCTCAGGTGCAATTGATATTGATTGTTGTCCACCAAAATCCACAAAAATCATAGATTACAAATTTCCTCCATTAACTCAACCCTTAAGGGTTAGACAAGCAGCACATTTGGTCAACGATGAATAtcttcaaaaatacaaaaaagccATTGAACTCATGAAAGCCTTACCATCCAATGATCCACGTAGTTTCATGCAACAAGCAAACGTCCACTGTGCTTATTGTGATGGTGCATATTCCCAAGTTGGCTTCCCTAACCTTGATCTTCAAGTTCATGGCTCTTGgctcttttttccttttcataggTGGTACCTTTATTTCTATGAAAGGATCTTAGGTAGCTTGATCAATGATCCAACCTTTGCTTTACCATTTTGGAACTATGACGCTCCTAATGGCATGCGATTTCCCTCCATTTACACCGACCCTACATCTCCTCTTTACGACAAACTCCGAAATGCAAAACATCAACCTCCAACACTCATAGACTTCAACTATGGTCACTGCGATGACATCGATGAAGATGGTGAAAATAACATAATCCACACAAACCTTACTATAATGTATAGACAGGTTGTGTCTAGAGGAAAAAACTCAAGACTTTTCCTCGGATACCCTTACCGTGCTGGAGGTGTACCGAAATGTGCTGGATCCGTAGAGATTGTTCCTCATAATACAGTTCATAATTGGAGTGGTGATACTAGGCAACCTAACCATGAAAACATGGGAACTTTCTATTCAGCAGCAAGAGATCCTGTTTTTTTCTCTCACCATTCAAATATTGATAGGTTATGGTCTATATGGAAAACACTTGGTGGGAAAAGAAAGGATTTCGATGACAAAGATTGGTTAGAATCAGAGTTTCTTTTCTATGATGAAAATAAGAATCTCGTTAAGGTTAATGTCAAAGATTGTCTTGACACACAAAAATTGGGCTATGATTACCAAGATGTTCCTATTCCATGGTTAAATGCTAAACCTACACCatgtaaaaaaatacaaaaaaaagtgGAAGTTGCACAAGGAAATAGTTTTGGTACTGGTAAAGCTCGTCTAAGTGAGATCAATGAGAACTTAACTAATTCAAGGAACGATGTTAAGTTTCCATTGGTTTTGGATAATATTGTGAGTACAATTGTGAGGAGGCCAAAGAAATCAAGGAGCAAAacggagaaggaagaagaggaagaggttTTAGTGATTGAAGGGATTGAGTTTGATAAGAGTTTAGGTGTTAAGTTTGATGTTTTCATTAATGATGAAGATGCTAAGGAGATTAAGCCAGTTAATACGGAGTTTGCTGGAAGCTTTGTGAATGTACCTCATTCTTCCCATGATCACAAAAAGAAGAAGACTAATAGCTGTTTAAGGGTTGGATTAACGGATTTGTTGAAAGATTTGGGAGCTGAGGATGATGATAGCATTGTGGTTACTTTGGTTCCAAGGTACAGGAAAGGACTTGTTAAAATCACAAACATTAAGATAGAGCTTGAAGGTTGAAAATTTGGACcacttgatatatatatatatatggatgtatggtagtgtgtgtgtatatattgcTCGTGTGTTGACCGATAAATATATATATGGCGTTACATTTGTAttatttaagaataaaataatgtcttttttttagaaataaaaaaaagttaatgtcTTTGTGAATTATctacatattttattaataatgaaataataaggtAAACACTTGGATACTCTTAAGATTTTGTTGGATATATGTAGCAATTATCCAATCATTTAATgtcatgaattttattttatttttatatcaaacgACTTTAAGTTTGAATGATTTTGtttattacattattttttatttctttttgaaggaatttattACATTATTTTGGTACCCAACGTTGGCATCTTAAAACTCTTAATTGGTTTATTACATTATCTTGTATTACATTATATTAAAAGCCCCggttatatataaaaaaaatcgaaataatACATTACTAACTATGTTGTGTCACAAGTGGTTTGGCGATCCCTTAAAAATTTCACTTGAATTAGTTTTTAAAGTGAGGCACGACAACAAAACTCCTAATTGCAATTATTTGCTGCAAGTTATTAGGAAAAACTAGTTCAGAATGATTCGGATTAGGCAAAAGCGTTGGCGTTAAAGAAGGGCATACAATTTGCAAAGGATTTACTTTTCTTGAGCTTAATTAATTGTGGAATCTGACTCTCTTAACATGACCAAGGCTATTGCATTGCAGACCATCAACAAAGTCATTCATATTTAGGTGTCATAGTTTATTtccttattttcataatttgtaaaaaaaaaaacagagactGTTACTTCTGCTTGCTTGCACTATTAAACAAAAGGGACAACCATCAGTTCATTCTATTTAGTGATTGTTACTTCTGCTTGCACTATTTATTaaaccattattattatttttaaaatatgtaggATTCTCTGGTTGAAGAGACTACCAAAGACACCTTTGTTTCACAAGGACGTGATGATATCTTAACAAAGGCAATTGGAACATATGAGCATGGTGGTTGTGTAAGTGGTGTTAGATTAGGTTATACTCTGAGCAATTACTTTGGAAGCTTTTCAAGCCCTACCCAaaccatatatattttattggaaTATTTCCAGCTATATTATATtcatatgtctttttttttttatatatatttgaatattGATGTTGAAAGTTGATGGTTGATTATGTAATATCAAATTAGATAATATAACTTCCTTTTTGGCATGAAAATTATCcatatttgttttcattttattaacATAAAAGAAAAGAGCACGTGTCAAACTTATTTGTAAagccatttaaaaaaatgatttcacAACAGTGGTTTTGAAAGCTGATGTGAAAACCTCGTTGTTCAATTTTAATGTGCGTCTATTACAACTGTGGAAGAGAGACCTGATGTAAAAAACAAGATTTCACAACAGTCGAAACCCGATGTGAAAGGATGTAGATTTACCACATCATGTCACCTTACATCGGTTGTAAACTGATATGAAAACTCATTTTCAACTGATGCAAAAACTCTGTTATGCAGTAGTGAAAAGTGTACGACCTTTGACCCCACTGATAAATTGTGCTTTATTGCATGTTGATCCCATTAAAAGTATAGTATTATAAAGGAAATTGAAATTAAGAGAGATAGCGCGAGTTAGGAGAGGAAAGAAGAGgatcaaatttgttttaaaaatagagaaatgctaacaagtgtctttGAGGCATTGTTTAAGTCTTTAAAAGTAGtaacatttatataaaaaattgtgtagTTATGACTTTCGCATGTGTTTGACTTGAAATCTTGCTATTCagttaaattttttgatttgtcTAGTTGAGTTCTACTTTTTTCCTGAAAATGTTCTCAAAACAATTTCTCATATCTTAGTTGGTTAATTCCTTATTATTTGGTCCATTTATGATTTGGATTATATCCTCTGTATTTTGTTGAAACTCTAGCTTACATTATTGATCTTAGTCATCACAATGGCCACCCGAGAAGCTATGGTTGTGATTTCCAGCCTATAACATTGTTAATCACTGGTCATAAattatgaaggtgagaaaaacacaagaaggagggggagggggttgaattgtgttagtttttttttcgttttttcctaCTGAAATCACtgttcagaagcagatagagttcagattctgaagtgatgttcagaatctaaatgcagcggataaaaacatatatatatatatatatatatatatatatatatatatatatatatatatatagagagagagagagagagagagagagagagagaaagagagagagaagaaagacacaaagtaattatacaggttccttccacaaaccggaagtagtcatgtcccccttgcacttccaaggagagttcactaaaatgtaatatctaaTTACAATtactcactgctaaaactagcaagagacttcaaactactcaagcacaactgcaagagatttcctatgctcaagaacataatcaagagacttcctttgctcaagcacaactgtaAGAGACTTCTATTtaaatagaattgcaaagaaatttttttgaggttgaacacttgatatacaatcagtggtgttcacaatacaaatcagatacagactctttagactctagaatttctaagatatgaactttgataagaaattctaagtgaactttgatgtgaaataatttcagcagagttttgccACTTGTAAAATTGTTGTATGAGTCTTACCATTCTCttagtcttcactcctttatatagaggtgtgaaagagacgatGTTGATTGCCAGCAAATaaaaaagagtcgtttgaagtttgatcaaatcaccaatgatctgttgcctgatttggttattgtcctatgaggtatcaatttcaaatccattccaagtaTGGAGGAAAACCAGTGTAGGCACAACTGTTGTTCTTGTACTAGCAGACACAAATACAGATTAGTGTAGATAGTgattgtacacttcgtacaattgtccTTTTCTAACGTTCTCCAgagaataagcatccaatgccttcaaaatCTTTTGAATTAGTCGTTGCTTCATGTTTCTAGTCTTCTGCAATGACAGGCGTTATTAAACCATCATCTGAACAACACTTGAAGTCTTCAGTCTTTCACcttctgatgatcttcagaacttctgatgacgtcagctTCTGGTGAACTGCTTCTGATGAGGTGCTTCTGATGACGCCAGCTTCTTCAGGACTTCTTGTCTTCATAACTTCTTGTCTTCAGAACCTCTTGTCTTCATATGCTTCCTTGCAGctcaagcttcctttttgttaatTCCATTGTTctcatttgttcttccagaacctatgCTTAATTAAgacattcaaaattttgtttatggtCCTGCagacttgaacaaatattagcatatccaattgacaatttttaataccttgttatcatcaaaactcaaagggtaatgttaaacacattttgttccaacaaattaTAGTAATCAAACTATAACCTTTCGTAATAACTAAAATATTCTAATGGAATACATAGGAAGAAATTAGAAATATGTTAGTGAAATAAAACTTTCATGTAATTAACAACTTTGTTACATTATTGGACAACAAATAAAACATGAGAgaatctagagagagaaagtgagaggGGGAAAGGGTCAAGTGGGTGATGGGATAAAagcgcaagtgcacggttctaccgaagtagtaaaaagatgagtatcgttccgacatagagttatgaattcaattaactttaaataatgattagatgag harbors:
- the LOC11446900 gene encoding polyphenol oxidase A1, chloroplastic, translating into MASISPLSIISTIKISHSSSMYQFSQKQQKSSKHRKLPRRQVITFSGNISNQNNPKEEQELQNIVVGNRRNVLIGLGGLCGTFTTNPFALASPISPPDLSKCRSSHISSGAIDIDCCPPKSTKIIDYKFPPLTQPLRVRQAAHLVNDEYLQKYKKAIELMKALPSNDPRSFMQQANVHCAYCDGAYSQVGFPNLDLQVHGSWLFFPFHRWYLYFYERILGSLINDPTFALPFWNYDAPNGMRFPSIYTDPTSPLYDKLRNAKHQPPTLIDFNYGHCDDIDEDGENNIIHTNLTIMYRQVVSRGKNSRLFLGYPYRAGGVPKCAGSVEIVPHNTVHNWSGDTRQPNHENMGTFYSAARDPVFFSHHSNIDRLWSIWKTLGGKRKDFDDKDWLESEFLFYDENKNLVKVNVKDCLDTQKLGYDYQDVPIPWLNAKPTPCKKIQKKVEVAQGNSFGTGKARLSEINENLTNSRNDVKFPLVLDNIVSTIVRRPKKSRSKTEKEEEEEVLVIEGIEFDKSLGVKFDVFINDEDAKEIKPVNTEFAGSFVNVPHSSHDHKKKKTNSCLRVGLTDLLKDLGAEDDDSIVVTLVPRYRKGLVKITNIKIELEG